A portion of the Clostridium gelidum genome contains these proteins:
- a CDS encoding PadR family transcriptional regulator → MKKEELISKSIDNNLKLKEEILQNILTIVREEEKIEAKKDDLNILVLLLIRRKDMYGYAVIKEMDIKSKGTFSMNEGEVYPVLHFLENKGLLESYWKDEDDIEKKYYKLTRKGREHLKTKTEEVQKFSFSSDIQRLQKIN, encoded by the coding sequence TTGAAAAAAGAAGAGTTAATAAGTAAATCTATTGATAATAATTTAAAACTTAAAGAAGAAATATTACAGAATATATTAACTATAGTTAGAGAAGAAGAAAAAATAGAAGCTAAAAAAGATGATTTAAATATCTTAGTGTTGTTATTAATTCGAAGAAAAGATATGTATGGATATGCAGTAATTAAAGAGATGGATATTAAATCAAAAGGAACATTTTCAATGAATGAAGGGGAGGTCTATCCTGTTCTACATTTTCTAGAAAACAAAGGATTACTTGAATCATATTGGAAAGATGAAGATGATATAGAAAAGAAATATTATAAATTAACTAGAAAAGGCAGAGAACATCTAAAAACTAAGACTGAGGAAGTTCAAAAATTTAGTTTTTCAAGCGATATTCAAAGATTACAGAAAATAAATTAA
- a CDS encoding RNA polymerase sigma factor has translation MEETNIEELLTEIYNATYDDVLRYVSSKCRNYNDIGDLLQNIYLNFYRALKSKREIKDPKKYLIVIARNEIYKHYGILKIAQNYIPVFSTYDEENFNKFQNDLKTESNYDEILLCKDIWNYLKQKDMLTLKIFLLYFRNDLKIKDIGKKLNISESTVKNRLYRTMDKINNEFNI, from the coding sequence TTGGAAGAAACGAACATAGAAGAATTGCTGACGGAAATATATAACGCAACATATGATGATGTTTTAAGATATGTATCATCAAAATGTAGAAATTATAATGATATAGGGGATTTACTACAAAACATATATTTGAATTTTTATAGAGCATTAAAAAGTAAGAGAGAGATAAAAGATCCAAAGAAATATTTAATAGTAATAGCAAGAAATGAAATATATAAACATTATGGAATATTAAAAATAGCACAAAATTATATCCCTGTGTTTTCAACATATGATGAAGAAAACTTTAATAAGTTTCAAAATGATTTAAAAACTGAAAGCAATTATGATGAAATATTGTTATGCAAAGATATATGGAATTATTTGAAACAAAAGGACATGCTTACTTTAAAAATATTCTTATTGTATTTTAGAAATGATTTAAAAATAAAGGATATAGGTAAGAAATTAAATATAAGTGAATCAACGGTTAAGAACAGATTGTATAGAACAATGGATAAGATAAATAATGAATTCAATATATAA